AGGATATACGCGGGTTGAGGCGGTTGAGGCGTTTTCATAGGTTCAGGGGAAATTACCCTGATGATTACTCGTCTCTATAACCGAGACTGCGCAGAGCCCGCTCATCATCAGACCAGCCAGATTTCACCTTCACCCACAAATTGAGCATTATCTTGCTATCAAACAAGCGCTCCATATCTTCTCTAGCCTGGCTGCCAATCTGCTTGATTCGCTCGCCCTTATTTCCAATGATGATACGTTTTTGGCCTGCCCGCTCAACCAAAATAGCAGCGCTGATATGCAAGACCTTACCCTCTTGGGCAAACTCCTCTACCTCCACAGTAACTTGGTAGGGAACCTCGGCACCCAATTGACGCATAATCTTTTCGCGAACAATTTCTGCTGCGAGAAAGCGCGAGCTGCGGTCAGTCACTTGATCTTCGGGGAAGAAATGCTGCCCCTCAGGCAAGTGCTTCAGAATAACCTCTTCCAGAGTATCCAGATTTACGTTGCGCAAGGCTGATATGGGAACAATTTCAGCTTTTGGATGCTCCTCAGCCAGGGCTTGTAGCTGGGGCAGTAGATCAGCTTTATCCTCAAGCTGATCCACCTTGTTCACGGCGATAATTAATGGGCATTT
This DNA window, taken from Microbulbifer sp. MKSA007, encodes the following:
- the era gene encoding GTPase Era — its product is MSEQPSRCGYVAIVGRPNVGKSTLLNHLLGQKLAITSRKPQTTRHNMLGIKTEGPNQIIFVDTPGLHSDQEKAINRYMNRAAASAARDVDVVVFVVERTRWSEADQLVADKLRGIKCPLIIAVNKVDQLEDKADLLPQLQALAEEHPKAEIVPISALRNVNLDTLEEVILKHLPEGQHFFPEDQVTDRSSRFLAAEIVREKIMRQLGAEVPYQVTVEVEEFAQEGKVLHISAAILVERAGQKRIIIGNKGERIKQIGSQAREDMERLFDSKIMLNLWVKVKSGWSDDERALRSLGYRDE